The nucleotide sequence ttttattttattttattattatttccgaCTAAGTGAATAGGGAGTTGGCTTTAAATTCAAGTAAGTGTGATGATAATATATAGCTATATGACTTTAAAATAATACGAATTTGTTGGATTTCAGTTTAGAGTAATTGGATTTGCgttaaaataagttaatatgaaatttaattgtgttaaactcatgttaaaaatattaaataattaaaatagtattataggataattaataatttgactGATAATACCATTAGTCTctttattgaaatttataaactttataACATGTGATTAAAAATCAAACTCACAACCCGTCGACTTTCAGAATCAATCGACCATGATTCGTATGTCCGCAGTGAGAAGAGTAGCTCAAATACAAAGAGGAAGAACATATAGAGAAAAAGACAAATGGTACGCAAagaaatttttacgtggttaAGCCAGGATGATACTTACTTTATGACTGTTCTCTGGATATTTCGACAGAATAACagtatatcatttttgttctccatttataataatattttgatccctatttatagtgaggggtgTCTACAATTGTATAAAATGCCAAAGTAAAAGATGACATTATGGAGACAAGACatccttatcaattccataaaattgggAGTGAGTTCCGTATTATCAGGGATCTGGTTTACTTTAGATAAAGTAAGTGGGTCCATGTTTTTGGTTGTTCCGCAACTTTGTTGTTATGCAAGTTGAAGAATTAGGCCAGCGAACTAGAAGTATTGTTAGGAGCTCACTTGTTCCGTGGCATGAATTTGGGTTTCAGGGCTGTGCGACCTTGTTCTGGCGAACTTGGCTTTGGGcttattaaatttttaggaCTAGGTCAATCTGCTGGATCATGTTCAACCCATAAGACATGATGCCAGAAATACCATAACACAAGTTACTTAAGATTTGATTAATTGCCACTAAATAATTAACTCAACTCAATATTACCTTATTAgggaataaaatattaagaaaatcaTATTCTGCTTTCCATTACTTAAATCAGTCTCCGATCATCTTTAAGACTGACTTTTCCACCCGTCTCCAAACTTTACCcgactatatataaataagagtGAGCATGAAGCCCAAACCAcaatttatacaattttttatttcaggaaaaaaaatacaacaaaatgaagTGGTGGGCACGTGCCACACTATTAGTAGTTGCTGGGGTCGTAGGCATTCATGGTAGGCTAGCTTGCACTAGATCAGCACCTCCCTTGAAAAGTACAAAAGTTTGTATAGAGACGTTAAAAATATGTCCAGCGTCACACCGACTTGACATGTGCCTGTTGAGAGGACGCGAGAAATTCAGAATGAGACGATACGATAAGCTCCTCTGATTACGATATATTGTATGAGAATTGAGATATTATTCCACTCTCGAAATAACCAAATCTCTTCCCTCTCTACTTTACCCATTTAATACGACACAGTCACACCGCACGACTTATTTAATAAACCACGAGACAGAGAGCCCCGCTCCCTTCAACCAATTACTCGGTTAATTATTACGTACATATCACAATAATTATGTGAACTTATAAAataaagttattattattattattcttttagataaattaccaaaaaaaaaaaaaaaaaacttggctTCCATCCACCTTACTTTTAAGGTAAATttcgagttttttttttataatttactttattatttttacttcctgtaataattattttgttactaATGGAGtcgtgtaatttttttttaatttaatactaTAGGGTTGGTCcgtattgtatatatataataaaaaataaataaaagtaactTTTAATGAGTATTggcctttattttttaaataactcatAATTGATGAAAAGTTTAAAGAAAATTGtaaggtttttattttctatcataTATCAAccgtattttgaaaattaaattaaataataaagtaaaaaaaatagataaataagtGAGATGTAACTATTGCAACCACACCCAAAATGATAGGAGCGGTCAttggaatttttcaaaaggGTAAATTACTCAAAATGAtaaacttttgcttttctttcaattttataactttcaaaattttcaattgtatattgagtttcaattttaataatatactaaattttgtattttgtttcaatctgtaacattttatatatgaattatatatgTGCATCTCTATATTTAacgataaaataaaaaattatattattataaaattaaaactaaataaaatacgGTACGCtgttataaaattgaaataaataaaaatgtcaaaaaaaatttctttcaatAATTTATCCTTTTCAAAATAGATGGAAAATTTCTGAATTTTACAAACCTGGCGGGGTGGTAGTGTAATTGATCCTAAACCCaaagtgaaatttattttataccaACCGCTTGGCTCTAATAATATCTATAAAGATTTTCATAAAATGGGTAAAACAGTAAAATCAagacaaattttgattttttgaaaaatttaagtgaagtattattcttgttttaattttaaaaacagtaaaaatagaaaattagaaaagcaAAGTGGATAtcgaaattaaaaaaaaaaacatgtatttaattattattcttaataataattagcAGCATTGCGAAGGCAATTTAATTCCGAAGGAAGCAAGCAGGTGTGGTGTGGGTGTGGGTATGGCAGTCCCCCAAAAAGGGCGAGGGCATAATATAATTCCCCAAGTAACCTCTCCTCGTAGTCCCCGCAAAACCAGCCGAATATAGATGCTTATTATATGCTTATAAGTCCGTGTACTTATCTGAATTGCAAATGGGAATCTTTACTTATCAGTGATAAGCCACTGTACTTATTACATCCTCAAAATTTCAAGCCGCTTAAATATCTCATCTCGTTTTCGCTTCGAACtggtattattattgtttttgtcTCTCACATCTCTCTTCAAAtccctagagagagagaaacttcgggttatatatatatatatagagagagagagagagagagtctctCTCCGTCTTCGTTCTCCCTTTCGGATCtgcttctttctctctcattcagTCGAGGTTTGAGCTCTCCCTCTTCTCAATTTTTGCACCTACAAACTCACACAGATATGCATATAATAGATGTGGGCATATAGACGGATATGCAGTTGATTTGTAGGTTTATTATTCGCTTGATGGGCTTGGTGGCAGATTAGGGGTTGTCGCTGAAGgggtttgattttatttttgcagttGGGGGTTGTTTGAAGAGGAACGATGTCGTCTCTGAGTAGGGAACTCGTGTTTCTTATACTTCAGTTTCTTGATGAAGAGAAATTCAAAAGCACTGTTCACAAGTAAGAATTTAATTTTCCGCAATCTTTTcgttttcttttgtgtatttagCCATATTTGTGTTTTCTACGTTTGCTGCGAGAAGGAACGGAAGTGGAAGAcattataatttgtttttttcattttcgaTATTGACTTCACCCAAAGTGAATTCAGAGCAGCTGAATTAGCTTGGTCATTGAGGGGAAACAAAAATCCAGATAGTTAGATTGATGGATGAATTGCATTCTGTCAATTTCCAGagttttttgtgtatatatctTCATATGTTATAATTTGGATTGAGCGaaattagttattaattttatcattcttTCATGTTGTAGACTGGAGCAAGAGTCGGGGTTCTTCTTTAACATGAGATATTTCGAGGAATTGGTTACAAATGGGGATTGGGATGAGGTGGAGAAGTATTTATCCGGGTTCACGAAGGTTGATGATAACAGATACTCCATGAAGATCTTCTTTGAGATCCGAAAACAAAAGTACCTGGAAGCCCTAGACAAGTAAGTTCTAAATTGATCATACTAGAAAGATGTTATACGTCTTTTGGATTAGTGAACTGATCATATGAGAAGTATCTCTCAGaacatttctttttctaattttgttttgCTTAGTTCTTTTGCAACGTATTTTGACTTAACggcttttgtattttctttgatTGTAGGACGGATCGGCCTAAAGCTGTGGATATTCTGGTGAACGATTTGAAAGTTTTTTCAGCTTTCAATGAGGACCTCTTCAAGGAAATAACACACCTTTTGACTTTGGAGAACTTTAGGTATAGAGGAAAGTCCTACTGAATTGCTTTTGTCCCTGTCTGCTCCTACATACCTTATTTGTTGAActtattttttgttaagttaTTTGCTGAACTTAAGTCATACTGTTTAtggtttctaaaattaatatattacttCCAGACAGAATGAGCAGCTATCTAAATATGAGGATACAAAGTCTGCAAGAAATATAATGCTTGCTGAACTTAAAAAGCTGATTGAAGCAAACCCCCTGTTTCGGGACAAGTTAACTTTTCCCAACTTGAAGAACTCAAGACTGCGGACTCTAATTAACCAAAGGTAATATGCTTGTGCTCCTGCAGACTTGAGTTTATCTTCCAAGTAAGATATTCATCTAGAGCTGACACTCTGCTGCTTTATTTTGCAGTTTAAATTGGCAACATCAGCTTTGCAAGAATCCGAAGCCTAACCCTGACATAAAAACCCTGTTTGTAGATCACTCTTGTGGACAGTCACAGCCAAATGGTGCTCATGCTCCATCACCCGTAACTCATCCACTAATGGGCGCTGTTCCTAAAGCTGGGGGTTTTCCTCCTCTTGGTGCTCATGGTGTAAGTGTAAGTGGAAGTTCAAAGGACTCCTTTATCTGATGTTTTTAACCTTTTAATTTCTAGATGTTTGACTTAATGTGTTTTCTATATTTAAGCCATTCCAGCCAGCACCAGCTCCCATGCCAACATCTCTTGCAGGATGGATGGCTAATCCATCTCCTGTTGCTCATCCATCAGCTTCTGCTGGACCCATTGGTTTCCCTACACCCAATAATGCtggtacatacatatatagattAAAGAGTTTCTGTTAATACTTAGGGGTtattgattggtataatttgtTGTCGTACACTCAACAATAAGTAATGCTTGAAGATATTACCTATTATTTACTTTGCAGCAGCCATCCTCAAGCGCCCCAGGACTCCTCCTACAGCTGTGGACTATCAGACAGCAGATTCTGAACATGTACTGAAGAGATCAAGACCTTTTGGAATGTCAGATGAAGTACTGCATAATATATCCTTCATATTTTCTACAAATTTcaggaaattattttttcctgaTAAGATATGGAGCCATGTTACTTGGATTTTTGGAGTGTATACTAGAAATGATATACCTCTGCTTGTctagtttgtttatttatcatCCGTTAATTGGTTTGATAGGGAGATTGCAGTTGCATTTGGTAGCTTGGATGGCATAACTGATAATACTATTCTTTCTGAAACTGTTTATCATTGGTGATGCTTTCTTGGAATtggtattcttttttttcttttaatctctaaatgtatgtgttatgtgtgtcaaaaaataaaaagaagtatATTTATCAATAAGGGTGAAAATTTTAACCTTGTTGCGTCATCTATTATGTCCTTGATTGATCATTTTAACCTGAAATTCGATGCTCACCAGGATGCTTATTGGTTATCGTGCCTGACAAAATGGGATTGCAGTGATGACCTTCACACAGTTTAAATATTTGAGTTCTCATTTTACCATTGATTAATAGTTTTAGTTTGCCTTTAGGAAATTTTGATCACTTATCTAATTGTGTTTTGGCGCTGAGAATGTGGAATCTCTTTCATAGTTGAACTAGAAAGAAGAATatgtttatttaagaatatatagaTAAGCAGCAGATATGACATGCTAGTCTTAGGAAACTTCTTGAACAATTTCTTTAGGAAGAGCATCCATTTTCTATCTACGTTAGCCTCTGCTTTGCAGATGGCTGATTGCATGATATTTCTGGAATTTCCAGTAGGAGGTTAAAGCAATTAAATTAGAGAATGCAAAATGATACAAGTTGATTGAATTGAGGcgtaaaaatagaaaacaaagtGAGGGTGAAAGGAACTTGCAGCTGTTTTCTTTTATCTTCATCAGCTTATAAACAGATTTAAGGATTCTCTTTCTAAGGCTGTCTCTCATACTTGCAGCCCAGTTTTCGTCTGGCCTGCTTTCTTTCTTGTGAAATGAGGGTGGCCATCTAAATATGTTATGCCTGTGTGCCTGACttaatgttttttgttttttccaaacttatttatttttgaattctatGCATTTGTCTATTGGAAGAGGGTCTAAGTACCCTTTACTCCAATTGGAAGatgaacttaattaaattcactTGATTTGCTCAGGTAAATAATCTGCCTGTTAATATTCTGCCTGTTGGATATGCTGCTCAGAGCCATGGTCAGAGTTCTTACTCTTCTGATGATTTGCCAAAGGATGTTCTTATGACTTTAAATCAGAGTTCAGCTGTGAGGAGTATGGATTTCCATCCAGTTCAGCAAATTATATTACTTGGTTAGCTCTCACTATTCTGTTTCCAACTTTTTGTTTGTTAATTTGTGTTGGAGGTTTTGGAACAACTAATCCTTgtaattttcttctctttctttctatgttttgaaaccaatAACTAATTGTAGTTGGAACAACTGCTGGAGATATCAATGTATGGGATCTTGGTAGTCGGGACAAGGTTGCCTTTAGGAATTTCAAGGTCTGGGACCATGGTGCACGCTCAATGCCTCTACAAGTATGGCCACCAATACAAAAATGATTTGAGTGACTGTAAGTACAAATTTGTTGCTTCTCATAGTCTTGATgtcatttttgttcttttgtatCAGCCATCACTGGCCAATGATTACTCTGCATCAATCAACCGTGTCATTTGGAGCCCTGATGGCACCCTGTTTGGTACGTTGAAGAAAAAGTTCTCATATTTTATTCTCAGCATTGTTattctttcctctttttttttttttcctcatgttgatgattcaatgaaTTAAGAATGTTGATAATGGAGATGAAATAATGGTAGTTTTAACTATACATTTTCCTTCAGGTGTTGCATACTCCAAGCAGATTGTACACATATATTCCTATCATGGTGGTGGCGATGTGAGAAACCACCTAGAGGTTTGTGCCATCCATCAATCATCTGGGATgccattgattttcttttttgttgttccCTCTATGTCTGCATTGCTTAGAGCTTGTTTTAGATCTCTGCACACTTACTCAAAAGTGAGAGAGACAAAAAAGCTTTCttgttatatatacattttttggCTATCCAGATTGATGCTCACGCTGGTAGTGTTAATGATCTTGCATTCTCTTACCCAAACAAACAACTTTCTGTCGTCACATGTGGGGAGGATCGGCTCATTAAGGTCTGCTTTCTGTTTCAATGCATTATAAGTTATGCAAAAGTTTGGACTGTAGTCGTGAAGGATTCATCTGTGTACAGGTATGGGATGCAGTCACAGGGGCTAAGCAGTACGTTTTTGAGGGTCATGACGCACCTGTTTATTCTGTATGTCCACATCACAAGGAAAACATTCAGGTATTTTCTATCCAGTGTAATATATTAAGCAATCATACAATTGCAAGCTTTATTTCTGCTTTCTTATTTGCAGAAAGATGATGAGGATTTAGGTATTAGGAACAAGCAATGTATACTAATTAATTATGTCATGCATAGCTTCGATCTTGTACCTTTGGATCTTTAAGGGAGATTACAAATTGCAATATTTCCAACTGGATGTCATTATAATTGATTTAGGGTGCTTAAAAATGAAGATTTAGACATTATCATAAAGAATGAAAATGTCTGTTGTAGGGGTGTTCGCGGTTCGGTCTGGCCAGTTTTGAGCCGGTTTAATGCGCTGAACCGCAAGCTCGGTTTTCTACCAAATCAAACCGAGCGGTACAAAAAACTGAACCAAACCGCACTACATTTTGCGGTTTGGTGCAGTTTGGTTTTTGCGGTTttagaaagtgagagagaacaTACCAACGACCGGTGATCGGCGATTGGAatgggaggaggaagaaaatgggGCGACGGGCGTCGGAGAAGAGAGGTGCTAACTGCTGCGAGCCTGCAATGGTGTGGGGGCTGCCGATGGGTTAGTGCTGATCGGCGATCGTCCGAgggaaaggggagagaaagagggtGCAACGGGCGTGGGTGGCTGCAAATGGCTTAGGGTTTGGTTGGggggaaaggggagagaaagagggtGCGGCGTCCGCCCGCCcctttatatttataatatataaattatatatatattttttaaaattatttatcatctATGCGAGCGGTTCGGTTTTGAACCGAACCGTTGGTTTGCCAAATCGCGAACCGTGCGGTTTGGCAGTTTTCCAAACCAAACCGGACTGCCAGTTCAAAAAAACCGGCCGGTTCCGTTTTGAACCGAACCGCCAGTCTGCCAAACCGTGAACCGCGCAGTTCGGTAGTTTTCCAAACCAAACCGGACCGTCAGTTCAAAAAAAtcattcggttcggttcagttcaGCCGGAAACCGCGGTCTAGCGCcttttttgaacactcctagTCTGTTGTCTCATTGAATAGTTACACTTTTGGTTCACCTTTCTCTTCTATTATTTGGGAATATATATGCCTTGgacaaattccaattttatgtGATAATGGGTCACTCTCACCAGTGTTTAAAAAAGTGTGCTTAAGTGCAGCATGCTTAGCACTTTTTTTATGTGAAGCTCAGGTGACTTTAGTTCAGTGTGATTAAAGCACACTTAAGTTGCTCTTTTACCTAAGCTTTGAAGCACTATAAACCGCGCTTCAAAAACacgcctttttttttttttttaatctgaCAGATTGGAtggttgaatttatttaaatttttgcgATGGTGTGGCTGCTTTTATGGAATCCTTACCCAAAAAAAGCTGTTATCAGATCTTAATCTGAATAAATCAGATATACATTTAAAGAAAAAAGCTCAGCTTTATTTACTGAGCAAAAAATATTGAAGGAAACATGTGTATTATGAGTAAATGAGGGATTGCTGGGAATTagggattgatgattgattcttGATTgctgtaaattagggattgctgattaattgtaaattagggattgattgattgggtATTGCGGTAAATTAGGGGTTGCCTGATTGGGagttgttgtaaattagggataatttttgttttccttgtgCTTTTTTGCTATGATTGCATAAACTTGTAAATGGTTGtcaatataaatgaaaaatggtatctatcttttgttaaatttgtaGCCCTTATTCTTtatctagtttttttttaaacgATTGCTTTTAAtagtttacatttttttatacttataaaagtttatactctttatttaatttatatgctCTTTACTTTCTTCGCTTTGCAACTTAAATCTTTGTAGGCCTACTGTGCTTAGGTGCGTATAGCACTTTTGAAAACACTGACTCTCATGATACACTGGATTCAAGTTCATTTAAAATCCAAGATTGGACCAACTTGCCAATTTACTTACGCCATCTAAAGATGAATGGAAATTGACTCTCTTGAGCACCTTTCGTTCACTTGGAGACAGTACACAAATATGTCAAAACTACTGAATACTTTTCCTATTTTTGGTCTATTTGacatgatttatatttatattcaatgcTTAGAATATAGCCACATGTTCCACCTTCATAATTGAAAGGTTATGAAGATATGTTTTAGACAAGGTATGAATGCTGCTTTATTCTATAATTCCCATAATAAGAACCACATTTTAAAATGATTCTTTCTGAATCTAGGTCTAAGCTGACTACATGAGATTTGTCATTGATTTGTAGCTAAACTTTCTGATAACCCATTGGGTTTGTGGGATAGTCCCAATTAGCAAATCTAGCCATAATAGTTGACTTTCTTCTGTCCATATAAGTATTTACAAACTTGAAGATTCTGAACGTTGATCCTTAATCTAAGTGGTTTATGATTTATCCAACCCTGATATGAGTATTGAAATCCAATATGTTTTGAGTATGATGAGCCCCGAagttgttttgggttttgtttcaattattattagtttttgaGGTTGTTTTGGGATttgtttcaattattattagtttttgcAATTTGTAGGCTATCTGGTACAACACAATGATTATCTTCAACAATTGAACAAGTTTTAACCTTTGTATTCCAGTTTATCTTTTCGACTGCAATTGATGGAAAAATAAAGGCATGGTTGTATGATAACGCCGGCTCTAGAGTTGACTATGATGCTCCAGGTCATTCATCCACCACAATGTCATATAGTGCTGATGGGACCAGGTTGAAATGATAATTTCTATACCATTTTTCTGTTCTTATTTTGTGAGGAAGCAGACGTCttggattaatattttgttatcttCGGTGTTGTCCAACTAAAGTATTGGTTTCATAATCTAATTGGTACTCCATAGATTGTTCTCCTGTGGGACTAGTAAAGAAGGAGATTCATACCTTGTGGAATGGAATGAAAGTGAGGGGGCTGTCAAGCGTACATATCATGGTCTTGGGAAGCGATCTCCAGGGGTTGTACACTTTGATACTACAAAGAACCGGTTCTTAGCTGCTGGTGATGAGTTTAGAATCAAATTTTGGGACATGGACAATGTTAACTTATTGACAGCTATTGATGCTGAGGGTGGATTACTGGTAATTGGACTTGATGCTTAATGCAGATTTCCTGACACTTTCCTTCTTACTAAAGATTTATCCACATTTTAACTATATCTCTAGGCTTCTCCCTGTATCCGATT is from Diospyros lotus cultivar Yz01 chromosome 2, ASM1463336v1, whole genome shotgun sequence and encodes:
- the LOC127794313 gene encoding topless-related protein 4-like isoform X6 — encoded protein: MSSLSRELVFLILQFLDEEKFKSTVHKLEQESGFFFNMRYFEELVTNGDWDEVEKYLSGFTKVDDNRYSMKIFFEIRKQKYLEALDKTDRPKAVDILVNDLKVFSAFNEDLFKEITHLLTLENFRQNEQLSKYEDTKSARNIMLAELKKLIEANPLFRDKLTFPNLKNSRLRTLINQSLNWQHQLCKNPKPNPDIKTLFVDHSCGQSQPNGAHAPSPVTHPLMGAVPKAGGFPPLGAHGVSPAPAPMPTSLAGWMANPSPVAHPSASAGPIGFPTPNNAAILKRPRTPPTAVDYQTADSEHVLKRSRPFGMSDEVNNLPVNILPVGYAAQSHGQSSYSSDDLPKDVLMTLNQSSAVRSMDFHPVQQIILLVGTTAGDINVWDLGSRDKVAFRNFKVWDHGARSMPLQPSLANDYSASINRVIWSPDGTLFGVAYSKQIVHIYSYHGGGDVRNHLEIDAHAGSVNDLAFSYPNKQLSVVTCGEDRLIKVWDAVTGAKQYVFEGHDAPVYSVCPHHKENIQFIFSTAIDGKIKAWLYDNAGSRVDYDAPGHSSTTMSYSADGTRLFSCGTSKEGDSYLVEWNESEGAVKRTYHGLGKRSPGVVHFDTTKNRFLAAGDEFRIKFWDMDNVNLLTAIDAEGGLLASPCIRFNKEGALLAVSTNENGVKILANTDGIRLLRTVESRSFDALRVGPAAVVKAPTVGTIGAVNVPVGSSIVDRTAPIASIVAMNGDRNLADVKPRITDESMDKSRIWKLTEINEPSQCRSLRLPDNMTAMRVSRLIYTNSGFAILALSANSVHKLWKWQRNDRNLTAKATASVAPQLWHPSSGILMTNDISDTNPEDAVPCFALSKNDSYVMSASGGKISLFNMMTFKTMTTFMPPPPAATFLAFHPQDNNIIAIGMEDSTIQIYNVRVDEVKTKLKGHEKRITGLAFSNILNILVSSGADSQLCVWSTDGWEKQTSKYVQIPSGRTPTPLADTRVQFHQDQIHLLTTHETQIAIYEAPKLECVKQWVPREGNGSITHATYSCDSQSIYVSFEDGSVGVLTASTLRLRCRINRSSYLSANPSLRVYPLVVASHPSEPNQFALGLTDGGVCVLEPLEAEGKWGTSPPHENDAGPSTISGAANSDQPQR
- the LOC127794313 gene encoding topless-related protein 4-like isoform X7 encodes the protein MSSLSRELVFLILQFLDEEKFKSTVHKLEQESGFFFNMRYFEELVTNGDWDEVEKYLSGFTKVDDNRYSMKIFFEIRKQKYLEALDKTDRPKAVDILVNDLKVFSAFNEDLFKEITHLLTLENFRQNEQLSKYEDTKSARNIMLAELKKLIEANPLFRDKLTFPNLKNSRLRTLINQSLNWQHQLCKNPKPNPDIKTLFVDHSCGQSQPNGAHAPSPVTHPLMGAVPKAGGFPPLGAHGPAPAPMPTSLAGWMANPSPVAHPSASAGPIGFPTPNNAAAILKRPRTPPTAVDYQTADSEHVLKRSRPFGMSDEVNNLPVNILPVGYAAQSHGQSSYSSDDLPKDVLMTLNQSSAVRSMDFHPVQQIILLVGTTAGDINVWDLGSRDKVAFRNFKVWDHGARSMPLQPSLANDYSASINRVIWSPDGTLFGVAYSKQIVHIYSYHGGGDVRNHLEIDAHAGSVNDLAFSYPNKQLSVVTCGEDRLIKVWDAVTGAKQYVFEGHDAPVYSVCPHHKENIQFIFSTAIDGKIKAWLYDNAGSRVDYDAPGHSSTTMSYSADGTRLFSCGTSKEGDSYLVEWNESEGAVKRTYHGLGKRSPGVVHFDTTKNRFLAAGDEFRIKFWDMDNVNLLTAIDAEGGLLASPCIRFNKEGALLAVSTNENGVKILANTDGIRLLRTVESRSFDALRVGPAAVVKAPTVGTIGAVNVPVGSSIVDRTAPIASIVAMNGDRNLADVKPRITDESMDKSRIWKLTEINEPSQCRSLRLPDNMTAMRVSRLIYTNSGFAILALSANSVHKLWKWQRNDRNLTAKATASVAPQLWHPSSGILMTNDISDTNPEDAVPCFALSKNDSYVMSASGGKISLFNMMTFKTMTTFMPPPPAATFLAFHPQDNNIIAIGMEDSTIQIYNVRVDEVKTKLKGHEKRITGLAFSNILNILVSSGADSQLCVWSTDGWEKQTSKYVQIPSGRTPTPLADTRVQFHQDQIHLLTTHETQIAIYEAPKLECVKQWVPREGNGSITHATYSCDSQSIYVSFEDGSVGVLTASTLRLRCRINRSSYLSANPSLRVYPLVVASHPSEPNQFALGLTDGGVCVLEPLEAEGKWGTSPPHENDAGPSTISGAANSDQPQR
- the LOC127794313 gene encoding topless-related protein 4-like isoform X1, whose product is MSSLSRELVFLILQFLDEEKFKSTVHKLEQESGFFFNMRYFEELVTNGDWDEVEKYLSGFTKVDDNRYSMKIFFEIRKQKYLEALDKTDRPKAVDILVNDLKVFSAFNEDLFKEITHLLTLENFRQNEQLSKYEDTKSARNIMLAELKKLIEANPLFRDKLTFPNLKNSRLRTLINQSLNWQHQLCKNPKPNPDIKTLFVDHSCGQSQPNGAHAPSPVTHPLMGAVPKAGGFPPLGAHGVSPFQPAPAPMPTSLAGWMANPSPVAHPSASAGPIGFPTPNNAAAILKRPRTPPTAVDYQTADSEHVLKRSRPFGMSDEVNNLPVNILPVGYAAQSHGQSSYSSDDLPKDVLMTLNQSSAVRSMDFHPVQQIILLVGTTAGDINVWDLGSRDKVAFRNFKVWDHGARSMPLQPSLANDYSASINRVIWSPDGTLFGVAYSKQIVHIYSYHGGGDVRNHLEIDAHAGSVNDLAFSYPNKQLSVVTCGEDRLIKVWDAVTGAKQYVFEGHDAPVYSVCPHHKENIQFIFSTAIDGKIKAWLYDNAGSRVDYDAPGHSSTTMSYSADGTRLFSCGTSKEGDSYLVEWNESEGAVKRTYHGLGKRSPGVVHFDTTKNRFLAAGDEFRIKFWDMDNVNLLTAIDAEGGLLASPCIRFNKEGALLAVSTNENGVKILANTDGIRLLRTVESRSFDALRVGPAAVVKAPTVGTIGAVNVPVGSSIVDRTAPIASIVAMNGDRNLADVKPRITDESMDKSRIWKLTEINEPSQCRSLRLPDNMTAMRVSRLIYTNSGFAILALSANSVHKLWKWQRNDRNLTAKATASVAPQLWHPSSGILMTNDISDTNPEDAVPCFALSKNDSYVMSASGGKISLFNMMTFKTMTTFMPPPPAATFLAFHPQDNNIIAIGMEDSTIQIYNVRVDEVKTKLKGHEKRITGLAFSNILNILVSSGADSQLCVWSTDGWEKQTSKYVQIPSGRTPTPLADTRVQFHQDQIHLLTTHETQIAIYEAPKLECVKQWVPREGNGSITHATYSCDSQSIYVSFEDGSVGVLTASTLRLRCRINRSSYLSANPSLRVYPLVVASHPSEPNQFALGLTDGGVCVLEPLEAEGKWGTSPPHENDAGPSTISGAANSDQPQR
- the LOC127794313 gene encoding topless-related protein 4-like isoform X8, producing the protein MSSLSRELVFLILQFLDEEKFKSTVHKLEQESGFFFNMRYFEELVTNGDWDEVEKYLSGFTKVDDNRYSMKIFFEIRKQKYLEALDKTDRPKAVDILVNDLKVFSAFNEDLFKEITHLLTLENFRQNEQLSKYEDTKSARNIMLAELKKLIEANPLFRDKLTFPNLKNSRLRTLINQSLNWQHQLCKNPKPNPDIKTLFVDHSCGQSQPNGAHAPSPVTHPLMGAVPKAGGFPPLGAHGPAPAPMPTSLAGWMANPSPVAHPSASAGPIGFPTPNNAAILKRPRTPPTAVDYQTADSEHVLKRSRPFGMSDEVNNLPVNILPVGYAAQSHGQSSYSSDDLPKDVLMTLNQSSAVRSMDFHPVQQIILLVGTTAGDINVWDLGSRDKVAFRNFKVWDHGARSMPLQPSLANDYSASINRVIWSPDGTLFGVAYSKQIVHIYSYHGGGDVRNHLEIDAHAGSVNDLAFSYPNKQLSVVTCGEDRLIKVWDAVTGAKQYVFEGHDAPVYSVCPHHKENIQFIFSTAIDGKIKAWLYDNAGSRVDYDAPGHSSTTMSYSADGTRLFSCGTSKEGDSYLVEWNESEGAVKRTYHGLGKRSPGVVHFDTTKNRFLAAGDEFRIKFWDMDNVNLLTAIDAEGGLLASPCIRFNKEGALLAVSTNENGVKILANTDGIRLLRTVESRSFDALRVGPAAVVKAPTVGTIGAVNVPVGSSIVDRTAPIASIVAMNGDRNLADVKPRITDESMDKSRIWKLTEINEPSQCRSLRLPDNMTAMRVSRLIYTNSGFAILALSANSVHKLWKWQRNDRNLTAKATASVAPQLWHPSSGILMTNDISDTNPEDAVPCFALSKNDSYVMSASGGKISLFNMMTFKTMTTFMPPPPAATFLAFHPQDNNIIAIGMEDSTIQIYNVRVDEVKTKLKGHEKRITGLAFSNILNILVSSGADSQLCVWSTDGWEKQTSKYVQIPSGRTPTPLADTRVQFHQDQIHLLTTHETQIAIYEAPKLECVKQWVPREGNGSITHATYSCDSQSIYVSFEDGSVGVLTASTLRLRCRINRSSYLSANPSLRVYPLVVASHPSEPNQFALGLTDGGVCVLEPLEAEGKWGTSPPHENDAGPSTISGAANSDQPQR